One Capra hircus breed San Clemente chromosome 3, ASM170441v1, whole genome shotgun sequence genomic window, ATTCACGAGGCACGGGGCACTAGTTTTTAGCTTTATCCGTTCGTTTTCAGTCTCCTTGCTTGTAGGCAGAAGGGACTCTAACTCCCTTAACAAGACGGAAGGAGGGGTGGTGGGAGAGAGTAGGCAATCAGGAAAATCCAGTATTTTTGGAAAACTGCTCAAAACTGGTTTCACACTCTTGGTTCTGTGTACCAGATTTGTGACTTGGGTGAAATCAGTTGTCATGAAAGTAATTTTCACAGGCTATTTGAGACATAAGCCCCATAAGCCCGTGTAGACATAAAGATACCAATGAGGTTGGCTGAAGAAACAAGGTCGGCCCGGAGCTGTCCACTCGCTTCCTGCCCTCGGGGCTCTCCAGGACCGAGGCTCTTTCCCCGACTCTGCAGAGGGCGCTGTGGGCGAGCCGCCGCATTGCCGGCGGCGTCCCGGGGAGGAGCCTCTCCCGCATCCGCGGCCGCCTCCGCGATCGCAAACCCGGAAGACTTGCCCTGGCAGCTGGGAGTGTGCGGCTGCCGGGCGCCGCCATGCAGTCTCTGGAGGTAGGTCTGGTTCTCGCTCCGCCGAGGGAGCCGAGACTGACCCGCTGGCTGCGGAGAGGCAGTGGGATCTTGGCGCATCTGGTCGCCGTGGGCTTCACCATCTTCCTGACTGTGCTGTCCCGGCCAGGAACCAGTGAGTGTGCAGGGAGGGGCGGAGCCAGGAAAGGGGGCGGAGCCGAAATGTTTGAGGGGCTGCGCTTGGATTGTTAAGAGGCGTGGAGTGGGGACTCACAGTGGATGGGCGACTGTCGAGGGGTGGTAAGGGCGTGGTGGGGCGTGGTCCTGGGGGTGGGTCTTGGAAGGGTGGGGCTCTGGgtgctgggaggagaggagaagccTGAAGCGAACTAACTGAACTCGCTAGTTCGTCACCAGCAGAGCCCCTGATGGATGCAACAAGTAAAGGAGGGAGGCCCAGGTCTATTTTAGGACTGGGCTTGTAGCTGCGAAGTGCTGAATGGGGAATCCAGGCCAAACTGGTATGTTTGCCCTCTTGGTTGCTCAGCCTAAGGCCGTTTGGCTGCACCACTTTGTCTGGAGGTCCTGATTACTGATTAGGGTTGAAGACACTACACTGACCTTTCCCCTCCAGCCAGATTCTTTGGGCTCCAGCCAGCCACAGGGGCAGAACCAATAGTGCCCCGCCGTCAGTCTGTTCTCTTTGATTCTTAGGTCTTTTCTCCTGGCACCCTGTATTCATGGCCTTGGCGGTGAGTTTGGGTGATTGGTTTGGATATGCCCCTAAGGAAGCATCTAGCCTTTAGAAGGCTTAACCTTTCTTTGGCTCAGAGAGGTGGGGGGAAATACCCAGGGCCCTGTCTTTCCTTGCAACCACTGAGATCAGGAAACATGGAGGGCTGGGCTATAGGTAATCAGGTGGTATAATGGGGTGGGAGGACATGGAAGATACCATTATTTTCTCCACTCTGGGCCTGAAAAGAGGAAGTGGAAGGGGCGTTATCCAGTTGCTCCCCACCCCGAGAGTTCAGGAGAAGGTTTAAATTTTGCTGTTCCCATTGGTCAAGAAATGAGAGTCCTTGCTGTTGAGGATGTGGGGCGGGTGGTAGGGCATGGATGTCAACCTGAATGATGACACTTCCACTCAAGCGAGGATTCCCAATTCTGCCCACAAATGCCTACCTGTGAGGCAGGTGGTTCTGGTGGGAGTTTTTTTTAGCCCCAACCCTCTGTCTTCCTTGTTTGGAAGTATGAGGGCACCTCCCCTTTTGCAGGCCTCTGAGCTGGGCCTGAGGCTCACTGGCCCTCTCCTGTGTTCACAGTTCTGCCTCTGCATGGCTGAGGCCATCCTGCTCTTCTCGCCCGAGCACTCCCTGTTCTTCTTCTGCTCCCGAAAGGCCCGGATCCGACTCCACTGGGCAGGGCAGACCCTAGCCATCCTCTGTGCAGCCCTGGGCTTGGGCTTCATCATCTCCAGCAGGACCCGCAGTGAGCTGCCCCACCTGGCGTCCTGGCACAGCTGGGTAGGGGCTCTGACGTTGCTGGCCACTATCGGCCAGGCACTGTGTGGACTTTGCCTCCTGTGTCCCCGGGCAGCCAGGGTCTCGAGGGTGGCTCGTCTCAAGCTCTATCATCTGACATGTGGACTGGTGGTCTACCTGATGGCTACAGTAACAGTGCTTCTGGGCATGCACTCTGTGTGGTTCCAGGCTCAGATCAAAGGTGCAGCCTGGTACCTGTGCCTGGTGCTGCCCCTCTATCCAGCCCTGGTAATAATGCATCAGATCTCCAGCTCCTACTTGccaaggaagaaaatggaaatgtgAGTTCCTCCAAACTCTGAATCGAAATGGGACACTTGACTTGGACTTCACTGGCTCCTTTAGTGACCTTCAGGGATCCACTTCAGAAGGGGTAGGGTTTTCGTATGTCTTAGCTGGGGTGGAGGCTGCAGAAATCCAAGCTGCCATTGCTGACAGATGACTCAGTGGGCCAGAACGGGGAAGTGGATGGGGCACAAGTGACAGGTGATTGAGAGCTTGATCCTGAAGCCTCCACTCTTGATGGGAGGGAAGTGTTGGGTGGTGCTGGCAGTCATTTCTTGCTTGCATGCCTAATGAAAAATTGGATTCTTGTAACTTATGAGTGGCAGCAGCTCTTTGGGTCACTTTGAGAAATCAGTGTAGTGGAGAGAGCCAATGTACTTTTTTTATGGGTATGGTCCTTATAGGCTCTGTTGTGCAACCTTATGTGAGTCCAGTGTCTcagggactcagtttcctcatctgtgtaatGGGTGATTGTTTCTAAACAATCTCTCCTAGCATTCATTGTCTGTCAAGTTGATGTCACAGAGCATCTTCCCAGCTCTGAACCATGGCTGGACCACTCATCAGACTCAGGGTGTAATTCTTACATTCATTGTCTCCTTACCCCTCTAGAGGGACCAATGTAGTCTCCTGGCTTTCCAAGAACCTGTGCTGATTTGGCCCCTGCACCAGGGGACAAAGCATCAGGGGCTGTGGAGAGAAGGGGCCCAGGGAAAGTCTCCAGAATACCAAGACAGTAAGGGCACTAAAGCCACCTTAAACTTTTGGAGGAGCAGAAAGGCATTGGCTTAACCAGGCCTTGGCTCCTGGCTGGGTGTCTAAGCCCAGCTAAGAACTTCCTTCAGCTAATCTTGGGATCTGGGCTTGGGACTGCAAGACGTCCATTCTCAAGTGGCAGAGCAGTCCTGAGCATCTCGTGTTTTGCCCTTCTTAGGGCTTGGGTCCTTGCCTTAGCACATAGCTTCCTGGAGCTATTCCAAAGCTTTTAGAACAAAGTAAGAGCCAAGGAAATGGGGCAGGGCACTTCTGATCTAGAGAAAACAGTCTCCCTGGTTCTCCTTCTCTCCTCATCAGCTAAGTTTCCCTTCAGTGTCATCTCTTGCCAGCTCTTTGGCCCAAGAGGTGGCTGAATTTGGTGCCAGCTGGCAAATGAGGGCTGGGCTTTCTTCCCTGCAGAGACCCCTCTCGTTCCAGACTGAAAGTAGTTCCTCAGACTGCCCTCATCCCTCGTTGGTGACAGCTGGATGTTACATTGGTTAACTGTGGTCTGGCTCATTCAGGGAGTTGGGACCTCCATtgtggtggttggtggtggtttagttgctaagttgtgtctgactcttgcgatcccatggactgtatgctgccaggctcctctgtccattggattggGACCTCCATAGATCATGGCAAAAACTGAGAATGGCCGAGCCTGGAAAGCAGCATTGAGGCAGGTAGAGAGAGCTCAGTGGGGACTCTGGGAGACCTGTGGAGTAGGACCTAGAATTTGAGGTCCCAGGAGCAGGGGGAGGTGTTCCCAGATAGCAATAGTTTGTCTATCCCAGGCCTTTAGAAGATTCCAGACCTCCTCCCTGGGTGACTCAGCAGCAGGGAGGTCGGTATGATTCGACAGGACAGGCATGAGAATGGCAGGGGCAGAAGGGTCCTCAGAGCAGACTGTGCTGGGTCAGATGGCATCTCCTAGAAGCACCCCAGACCCTGAGCATCTCAAGGGGACCCCTGCTGGTTACTCCTGTCTCTTTCATTGCCCTTTTCCCGCTTTCCAGCTCTCCACTATGGTTGACCTTGGGAGAGATGGCTACTGGGGCTGCATGGAGGAGATTGTCACCTCGGGTCATTCTGGCCAGGGAGTCCCTCTCTGCTGGCCTGTACAGTCAGTGCTGGGGGTCTCGTTCTGTCTCCAGCAGGGTAGGAAGGCCGGGTGAGCTTGCTCGGGGAGCCAAGCAGGCAACACCAGAGAGCCCGAGCCTGCCTGAGGTGTTGCCTCCTCCCAGGTGGTGCGGGGGATGGTGGGCGGGCAGGCGGGCTGACAGCCGGCAGTTTGCGTGGGCAGTGCCAGCTGATGTCTATTCCCAGCCCTGAGAGGAAGGGGGAAGTCATTTATATTCTGCAGGAGGAAGGGGTCCCAGCTGTCACTTCTCTGACCGGTAGGCCCcagctgggggtgggcaggggcacAGGGCAGAGACGGGGGCACAGGTGGTCTCCGCTTGCTTAGCCAGTCTGATTGCAGTATTGGGAGGAGGTCACCAGGAGGAGTCCTTCTTCCCAGCTGGCCAGATTGTGGAGGGACTTCCCTCCCCTCTGCTCCTTGCTCCTTCCATCACCACCTGCCCTCCCATCCCAGGGCAGCAGCTGGACAGCCATTAGACCTCAGTGCCAGGGCACTCTTCCTCCAGCTGGTATCTCAGTAGCTGGTGGCTGCATATGCCTCCTGCTTGTGTTTCCTCCCCCTGCACCCTCTGTCCCCCCGCCACCATCCAGTGTCTCCCCATCTGGGGTATTATCTGGGCTCCTCAGAAATGAAGCAGAAGTCTTGAAGGAGAAACAAACGGCTGCCCTTTTGCCCTTGTCTGACTAAGCAAAGCTGCTAGTAGCCAGCctcttttgcctttaaaaataaaag contains:
- the LOC102191753 gene encoding cytochrome b561 domain-containing protein 1 isoform X2 is translated as MQSLEVGLVLAPPREPRLTRWLRRGSGILAHLVAVGFTIFLTVLSRPGTSLFSWHPVFMALAFCLCMAEAILLFSPEHSLFFFCSRKARIRLHWAGQTLAILCAALGLGFIISSRTRSELPHLASWHSWVGALTLLATIGQALCGLCLLCPRAARVSRVARLKLYHLTCGLVVYLMATVTVLLGMHSVWFQAQIKGAAWYLCLVLPLYPALVIMHQISSSYLPRKKMEM
- the LOC102191753 gene encoding cytochrome b561 domain-containing protein 1 isoform X1 — translated: MQSLEVGLVLAPPREPRLTRWLRRGSGILAHLVAVGFTIFLTVLSRPGTSLFSWHPVFMALAFCLCMAEAILLFSPEHSLFFFCSRKARIRLHWAGQTLAILCAALGLGFIISSRTRSELPHLASWHSWVGALTLLATIGQALCGLCLLCPRAARVSRVARLKLYHLTCGLVVYLMATVTVLLGMHSVWFQAQIKGAAWYLCLVLPLYPALVIMHQISSSYLPRKKMEIAT
- the LOC102191753 gene encoding cytochrome b561 domain-containing protein 1 isoform X3 yields the protein MGNPGQTGLFSWHPVFMALAFCLCMAEAILLFSPEHSLFFFCSRKARIRLHWAGQTLAILCAALGLGFIISSRTRSELPHLASWHSWVGALTLLATIGQALCGLCLLCPRAARVSRVARLKLYHLTCGLVVYLMATVTVLLGMHSVWFQAQIKGAAWYLCLVLPLYPALVIMHQISSSYLPRKKMEIAT